From Spiroplasma monobiae MQ-1, a single genomic window includes:
- a CDS encoding adenylate kinase yields the protein MNLILLGAPGSGKGTLSEFLCEKNGFTQLSTGDLFRENISNKTQLGLEAQKYMNEGNLVPDSVTNSMVENYLKEKAQDLIFDGFPRTDDQALALDNMLEKLNDQIDKVIYLDIDESVLLGRLTGRLICKVCKRSYHKVNRKPLNEGVCDFDGGELFTRPDDQEDKIKTRLEAYHSQTAPLIKFYNDKILKVEAGNCTPEELYNRVVEVMGA from the coding sequence ATGAATTTAATATTACTTGGAGCACCAGGTAGTGGAAAAGGAACTCTTTCAGAGTTTCTTTGTGAGAAAAATGGATTTACTCAACTATCTACTGGAGACTTATTTAGGGAAAACATATCAAACAAAACTCAATTAGGATTAGAAGCTCAAAAATACATGAATGAAGGAAATCTAGTTCCAGATTCAGTTACAAACTCAATGGTTGAAAACTATTTAAAAGAAAAGGCTCAGGACTTAATCTTTGATGGTTTCCCAAGAACCGATGATCAAGCTTTAGCTTTGGATAATATGTTAGAAAAACTAAACGATCAAATAGATAAAGTTATTTATCTTGATATAGATGAAAGTGTTTTATTAGGAAGATTAACAGGAAGACTTATTTGTAAAGTTTGCAAAAGAAGTTATCACAAAGTTAACAGAAAACCTTTAAATGAAGGGGTTTGTGATTTTGATGGTGGAGAATTATTCACAAGACCAGATGATCAAGAAGATAAAATAAAAACTAGATTAGAAGCATATCACAGTCAAACAGCACCTTTAATTAAATTTTATAATGACAAAATTCTTAAAGTTGAAGCTGGGAATTGTACACCTGAAGAACTATACAATAGAGTTGTAGAAGTGA
- the secY gene encoding preprotein translocase subunit SecY, producing MAAKVKKTKKAKSTKYKNEFAKGGFFIRNKDLVKRIVFTLIVLLVIRAGTLLTVPGIEIDENFREGIAGQDFFQLLSTLGGGSIGQFSILALGVSPYITASIIVQLLSTDVVPVLTRWSKSGERGRRKLDRLTKVLAIPFALMQSVATIFTLTSQNLIIPKWGSNETGTGPAWFYFVLVPLVMLGGTFLMLWISDQITIKGIGNGVSIIIFTGIVSQMPTNFINTFKFWVETNGESTILFDGLLKFLIYIISFLLVIFVVVLMNEAERKIPIQQTGSGLVDTKDHTPYLPLKLNNAGVIPVIFASAIISTPMTVAQIVAGGDQNSTNGFYLFTQNYLSFGTWWGIGIYGVLTILFTFLYAQVQINPEKITENFKKSGTFIPGIKPGKETEKFLSGVINRLSVLGALFLAGIAVLPYVITKITSLPSHLAIGGTGLIIVISVSIQTVQQLKGRLIQQSFLDKKQDKFKEDETSYNSHIW from the coding sequence GTGGCTGCTAAAGTTAAAAAAACTAAAAAAGCTAAATCAACTAAATATAAAAACGAATTCGCGAAAGGTGGTTTCTTTATAAGAAACAAGGACCTTGTAAAACGAATCGTTTTTACTTTAATAGTACTACTTGTAATTAGAGCAGGAACACTATTGACTGTCCCTGGTATTGAAATAGATGAAAATTTCAGAGAAGGTATTGCTGGACAAGACTTTTTCCAACTCCTATCCACTCTTGGAGGGGGTTCTATTGGACAATTTTCAATTCTTGCGTTGGGAGTTTCGCCTTATATTACAGCATCAATTATTGTTCAATTACTTTCAACAGATGTTGTTCCTGTTTTAACTAGATGAAGTAAATCAGGGGAAAGAGGAAGAAGAAAACTTGATAGACTAACAAAAGTATTGGCTATACCATTTGCATTAATGCAATCTGTAGCTACAATATTTACACTTACTAGTCAAAATTTAATTATTCCAAAGTGAGGTTCAAATGAAACTGGAACAGGACCTGCTTGATTCTACTTTGTATTAGTACCATTGGTAATGCTTGGCGGAACATTCTTGATGTTATGAATATCAGACCAAATAACAATTAAAGGTATAGGAAATGGTGTTTCTATAATTATCTTTACTGGTATAGTTTCACAAATGCCAACAAACTTTATAAATACTTTTAAATTTTGAGTTGAAACTAATGGTGAATCAACAATATTATTTGATGGATTACTAAAATTCTTAATATATATTATTTCATTCTTATTAGTAATATTTGTGGTTGTTCTTATGAATGAAGCTGAAAGAAAAATCCCAATTCAACAAACAGGTTCTGGACTTGTAGATACAAAAGATCACACACCTTACTTGCCGCTAAAATTAAATAACGCAGGAGTTATACCGGTTATATTTGCATCAGCAATTATCTCAACACCAATGACAGTTGCACAAATTGTAGCTGGTGGAGATCAAAATTCTACAAATGGTTTCTACTTATTCACACAAAATTATTTATCATTTGGTACTTGATGAGGAATAGGTATTTACGGAGTTTTAACTATTCTATTTACATTCCTATACGCCCAAGTTCAAATTAATCCAGAAAAAATAACTGAGAACTTTAAAAAATCAGGTACATTTATTCCTGGAATTAAACCCGGAAAAGAAACTGAGAAGTTCTTATCTGGTGTAATTAATAGATTAAGTGTATTGGGAGCTCTATTCCTTGCAGGGATAGCTGTATTACCTTATGTAATTACTAAAATAACTTCATTGCCATCTCACTTGGCAATTGGGGGTACTGGTCTGATTATTGTTATTTCAGTTTCAATTCAAACAGTTCAGCAATTAAAAGGAAGATTAATACAACAATCATTCTTAGACAAAAAACAAGATAAATTTAAAGAAGATGAAACATCATACAATTCACACATTTGATAA
- the rplO gene encoding 50S ribosomal protein L15 produces MKLHELKSTPGSKKDATRVGRGMASGKGKTSTRGHKGQNSRSGGGVRPGFEGGQTPLFRRLPKIGFTSLNRKEFVLINLDKLETLGLTDVNHKTLMDKKIIKNEKTLVKVLGNGKITKAINVKLNKVSKSAEELIKAAGGTVEVI; encoded by the coding sequence ATGAAATTACATGAATTAAAATCTACACCAGGAAGCAAAAAAGACGCAACACGTGTTGGTCGTGGTATGGCTTCTGGTAAAGGTAAAACATCAACTAGAGGACACAAAGGTCAAAATTCACGTTCTGGTGGAGGGGTAAGACCTGGATTTGAAGGGGGACAAACTCCTTTATTCAGAAGATTACCTAAAATTGGATTTACAAGTTTAAATAGAAAAGAATTTGTATTAATCAACTTAGATAAATTAGAAACATTAGGGTTAACAGATGTAAATCACAAAACTTTAATGGATAAAAAGATTATTAAAAATGAAAAAACTTTAGTTAAAGTGTTAGGTAATGGTAAAATTACTAAAGCAATAAATGTGAAGTTAAATAAAGTATCAAAAAGCGCTGAAGAATTAATCAAAGCTGCTGGGGGTACTGTAGAGGTGATTTAG
- the rpsE gene encoding 30S ribosomal protein S5: MAEETKVVNAESAPKADSKVEANNQDRTNTRPNNNNRPNGQRRDPKFNRNREDNPYEERVVTINRVTKVTKGGRRFRFAAVVVIGDKKGRVGLGTGKANEVPDAIKKAIKEARKSLIRVPLAGTTVPHDVMGHYGAGKVMIKPARKGTGVIAGGPVRAVVELAGISDIYTKSLGSNTPINMIRATLEGLQQMQTPEQIARLRGTQVEVKKETKEAATA, translated from the coding sequence ATGGCAGAAGAAACAAAAGTTGTTAACGCTGAATCAGCTCCAAAAGCAGATTCAAAAGTTGAAGCAAACAACCAAGACAGAACAAATACAAGACCAAACAACAACAATAGACCTAATGGACAAAGAAGAGATCCAAAATTCAACAGAAACAGAGAAGACAACCCTTATGAAGAAAGAGTTGTTACTATTAACCGTGTTACAAAAGTTACAAAAGGTGGACGTAGATTCAGATTTGCAGCAGTTGTAGTAATTGGTGATAAAAAAGGTAGAGTTGGATTAGGAACAGGTAAAGCAAACGAAGTACCAGACGCTATTAAGAAAGCTATTAAAGAAGCAAGAAAATCTTTAATTAGAGTTCCTTTGGCTGGAACTACAGTTCCTCATGATGTGATGGGGCACTATGGTGCTGGTAAAGTTATGATTAAACCTGCTCGTAAGGGTACAGGGGTTATTGCTGGTGGTCCAGTTCGTGCTGTTGTCGAATTAGCTGGAATTTCAGATATCTATACAAAATCATTAGGATCAAATACACCTATCAACATGATCAGAGCTACATTAGAAGGTTTACAACAAATGCAAACTCCAGAACAAATAGCAAGATTACGTGGAACTCAAGTTGAAGTTAAAAAAGAAACTAAAGAAGCTGCTACAGCTTAA
- the rplR gene encoding 50S ribosomal protein L18, translating into MKYTKAEARKRRHYRVRNKVSGTSARPRLNVFKSNSYFYAQIIDDVTGVTLVSSSSIKMGLKNGRNIDAAKAVGKDIAEKAKSKKITDVVFDRGGYLFHGKVKAFAESAKENGMKF; encoded by the coding sequence ATGAAATACACTAAAGCAGAAGCAAGAAAAAGAAGACACTATAGAGTTAGAAATAAAGTGTCTGGAACAAGTGCTAGACCAAGATTAAATGTATTTAAATCAAACTCATACTTCTATGCTCAAATAATTGATGACGTAACTGGTGTTACATTAGTATCATCATCTTCAATCAAAATGGGATTAAAAAACGGACGTAATATCGATGCAGCTAAAGCTGTAGGTAAAGATATTGCTGAAAAAGCAAAAAGTAAAAAAATCACTGATGTAGTATTTGATAGAGGTGGATATTTATTCCATGGTAAAGTAAAAGCTTTTGCAGAATCTGCAAAAGAAAATGGTATGAAATTCTAA
- the rplF gene encoding 50S ribosomal protein L6, translated as MSRIGNRILAIPAGVEVKVEANNVVTIKGSKGELTQAFSPLIEIKVEGAELKTLRQNENKHTKQLHGTTNSLIQGMLTGVSDGFVKELEIVGVGYRAALAGNKINLSLGFSHPVEYEVPKGITVEIPKPTEIKISGIDKQLVGEVAANIRAYRRPEPYKGKGVKYKDEKIIRKEGKAAGK; from the coding sequence ATGTCACGTATAGGAAACAGAATATTAGCAATTCCTGCTGGGGTAGAAGTAAAAGTTGAAGCAAATAACGTTGTAACTATAAAAGGATCAAAAGGTGAATTAACTCAAGCTTTTAGTCCATTAATCGAAATCAAAGTTGAAGGTGCAGAACTAAAAACTTTAAGACAAAATGAAAATAAACACACAAAACAATTACATGGAACAACAAACTCATTAATTCAAGGTATGTTAACTGGGGTTAGTGATGGTTTTGTTAAAGAACTTGAAATTGTTGGGGTTGGTTACAGAGCTGCATTAGCAGGTAACAAAATCAACCTATCACTAGGGTTTTCACACCCAGTGGAATACGAAGTTCCAAAAGGAATTACTGTAGAAATCCCAAAACCAACTGAAATTAAGATATCAGGAATTGATAAACAATTAGTTGGAGAAGTAGCGGCAAATATTAGAGCATACAGAAGACCTGAACCTTATAAAGGTAAAGGGGTTAAATACAAAGATGAGAAAATCATTAGAAAAGAAGGTAAAGCAGCTGGTAAGTAG
- the rpsH gene encoding 30S ribosomal protein S8, which translates to MTTDVIADMLTRIRNANQRYHKEVLIPGSKVKLEIANILKKEGFIEDFKVADDFKKDITISLKYKGKIRVIKGLKRISKPGLRVYSNSHDLPQVLNGLGIAIVSTSNGIMTDKEARHQNIGGEVLAFVW; encoded by the coding sequence ATGACAACAGATGTAATCGCAGATATGCTTACTAGAATTAGAAATGCTAACCAACGTTATCACAAAGAAGTTCTAATTCCAGGAAGCAAAGTAAAATTAGAAATAGCAAACATTCTTAAAAAAGAAGGTTTCATCGAAGACTTCAAAGTTGCAGATGACTTTAAGAAAGACATTACTATAAGCTTAAAATACAAAGGGAAAATTAGAGTTATTAAAGGATTAAAAAGAATTTCAAAACCAGGATTAAGAGTTTACTCAAATTCTCACGACTTACCTCAAGTATTAAATGGGTTAGGTATTGCAATCGTTTCAACTTCAAACGGAATCATGACAGATAAAGAAGCTCGTCACCAAAACATCGGTGGAGAAGTTCTGGCATTTGTTTGATAA
- a CDS encoding type Z 30S ribosomal protein S14, producing the protein MAKKSLKVKQAKVQKFKVREYTRCGNCGRPHSVLRKFNLCRVCFRDLAYKGQIPGIKKASW; encoded by the coding sequence ATGGCAAAAAAATCACTAAAAGTAAAACAAGCAAAAGTCCAAAAATTCAAAGTTAGAGAATACACACGTTGTGGAAATTGTGGTAGACCTCATTCAGTTTTGAGAAAATTTAATCTATGTCGTGTATGCTTCAGAGATCTAGCATACAAAGGACAAATCCCTGGTATTAAGAAAGCTTCATGATAG
- the rplE gene encoding 50S ribosomal protein L5: MNRLEKQYKDKIIPELFKEKQYKSIMQVPKITKVVINMGIGEAVHDTKKLDDAVLELQQITGQKPLVTKAKKSLAVFKLREGMPIGAKVTLRGKRMYEFLDKLISVALPRVRDFRGVPKTSFDKQGNYTMGIKEQIIFPEIDYDKVKKVRGMDITIVTTATNKDESFALLQKIGMPFVK, translated from the coding sequence ATTAATAGATTAGAAAAACAATATAAAGATAAAATCATCCCAGAATTATTTAAAGAAAAGCAATATAAATCAATCATGCAAGTTCCAAAAATCACAAAAGTAGTTATCAACATGGGAATTGGAGAAGCTGTACACGATACTAAGAAATTAGACGATGCAGTTCTTGAATTACAACAAATCACAGGTCAAAAACCTCTAGTAACTAAAGCTAAAAAATCTTTAGCTGTGTTCAAATTGCGTGAAGGTATGCCAATTGGAGCAAAAGTTACTTTAAGAGGTAAAAGAATGTATGAATTCTTAGACAAATTAATATCAGTTGCGTTACCACGTGTGCGTGACTTTAGAGGGGTACCTAAAACTAGTTTTGATAAACAAGGAAACTACACAATGGGTATTAAAGAACAAATTATCTTCCCAGAAATTGATTATGATAAAGTAAAAAAAGTTCGTGGGATGGACATAACAATCGTTACAACAGCAACTAACAAGGACGAATCATTTGCATTACTACAAAAAATAGGAATGCCTTTCGTTAAGTAA
- the rplX gene encoding 50S ribosomal protein L24 — protein MNKSKILRGDVVKVIAGSHKGKVGPVVKLSKDKKRVYVEGIVAIKHAKPSQTDQEGGIREIPASIDASNVSLVDPKAKDNATRVGYKIADGKKVRIAKKSGTEVK, from the coding sequence ATGAATAAATCAAAAATCTTAAGAGGAGATGTTGTAAAAGTTATCGCCGGAAGTCACAAAGGTAAAGTTGGACCAGTAGTTAAATTATCAAAAGATAAAAAAAGAGTTTACGTTGAAGGAATCGTAGCAATTAAACATGCAAAACCTTCACAAACTGATCAAGAAGGTGGAATTAGAGAAATTCCTGCATCAATCGATGCTTCAAACGTTTCACTTGTTGATCCAAAAGCGAAAGATAACGCTACAAGAGTTGGATACAAAATTGCAGATGGAAAAAAAGTTAGAATTGCTAAAAAATCTGGAACAGAAGTTAAATAG
- the rplN gene encoding 50S ribosomal protein L14, translating into MIQNESRLKVADNSGAKEILVIRNLGGSVRKFTNIGDIVVATVKSASPGGAVKKGQVIKAVIVRTVRGLRRADGTYIKFSENAAVIIKDDKSPRGTRIFGPIAREVKDAGFAKIASLAPEVL; encoded by the coding sequence ATGATACAAAATGAATCAAGATTAAAAGTCGCTGATAACTCAGGTGCTAAAGAAATTTTAGTTATACGTAATTTAGGTGGAAGTGTTAGAAAGTTCACAAACATTGGAGATATTGTTGTTGCAACTGTTAAATCAGCATCACCTGGTGGAGCTGTTAAAAAAGGACAGGTTATTAAAGCTGTTATTGTTAGAACTGTTAGAGGTTTAAGAAGAGCTGATGGAACATACATTAAGTTTTCAGAAAACGCAGCAGTAATCATCAAAGATGATAAATCACCAAGAGGTACTCGTATCTTTGGTCCAATCGCACGTGAAGTAAAGGACGCTGGATTTGCTAAAATAGCATCTCTAGCTCCTGAAGTGTTATAG